A genomic segment from uncultured Alistipes sp. encodes:
- a CDS encoding calcineurin-like phosphoesterase family protein: MKYSLYLLRMLLLATCLWSLTGCSEEEPKEFVQPDRLVRNLYLASVMSVYEGQQLTLQGRGFEAGDLLSLRAEGLRVEMPVGDVTDKTASVVVPAELVRGTYEVYVVRGSAEQYVTTVRIYLTIDQEVPDKEGYNLKGIVYCGDRGVAGVRVSDGIETTVTDENGYYWLASAKSLGYVFITLPSGYEPAVFDSDMMGFWAGLTAGTDVCEVHNFELVEVDNDRHVMLVGSDLHLADKQNDLNFFSNGFLAETQAFADSSPLPVYCLIAGDMTWDRYWYDNDFAIADYRRLLSSSGYTVPVFHAMGNHDNDPYVTGDVLGQTPYCNMLGPNYYSFNLGRVHYVVLDDIDWINTDGAEGVVGDRNFNALVSLSQMEWLADDLAAVEDKTAPLVICLHVQLHGNYNASFSNVPRMSSTTGGTAALLKAVEGFSNVHFITGHTHYNSTMVIDEGIIEHNTAAVCETWWWSSFYSNRAICVDGTPAGYGVYTFSDNKVEWYYKGIGEDPDYQFRSYDMNVVKAHLNTNLYKSYLSKYPSRTNGGYDYASVGENEVFINVWNYDPKWRVEVFENDAPLPVKRLLQRDPLHTIVFDIPRVEHGADATSDWASCPMSHIFSVTASSATSTLEIKVTDRFGNEWSEQMVRPKAFTKSMK; the protein is encoded by the coding sequence ATGAAATATTCGTTGTATCTGTTGAGAATGCTCCTGTTGGCGACCTGTCTCTGGTCGCTGACGGGCTGCTCCGAGGAGGAGCCGAAGGAGTTCGTGCAACCCGATCGGCTGGTCCGCAATCTCTATCTCGCCTCCGTGATGAGTGTCTACGAGGGGCAGCAGCTCACGCTGCAGGGCCGGGGCTTCGAGGCGGGCGATCTTCTGTCGCTCCGCGCCGAGGGGCTGCGCGTCGAGATGCCGGTCGGCGACGTGACGGACAAGACGGCAAGTGTCGTCGTGCCGGCGGAGCTGGTCCGCGGCACTTACGAGGTTTACGTGGTTCGCGGTTCCGCGGAGCAGTATGTCACCACGGTCCGTATCTATCTGACCATCGATCAGGAGGTCCCCGACAAGGAGGGCTACAACCTCAAGGGAATCGTCTATTGCGGGGATCGGGGCGTGGCCGGTGTGCGGGTCTCCGACGGTATCGAGACCACGGTGACCGATGAAAACGGTTACTATTGGCTCGCGTCGGCCAAGTCGCTGGGCTATGTTTTCATCACGCTGCCCTCGGGATACGAACCGGCGGTCTTCGACAGCGACATGATGGGATTCTGGGCCGGACTTACCGCCGGGACCGATGTCTGCGAGGTGCACAATTTCGAACTCGTGGAGGTCGACAACGACCGTCACGTGATGCTGGTGGGCTCCGACCTCCATCTGGCCGACAAGCAGAACGACCTGAACTTCTTCAGCAACGGATTCCTGGCCGAGACGCAGGCATTCGCCGATTCGAGTCCGCTCCCGGTCTACTGCCTGATTGCGGGCGACATGACCTGGGACCGCTATTGGTACGACAACGACTTTGCGATTGCCGATTACAGGCGACTGTTGTCCTCCAGCGGCTATACGGTTCCGGTTTTCCACGCGATGGGCAACCACGACAACGACCCCTATGTCACGGGCGACGTACTGGGACAGACCCCCTACTGCAATATGCTGGGTCCGAACTACTATTCGTTCAACCTCGGACGTGTGCACTATGTGGTGCTGGACGATATCGACTGGATCAATACCGACGGCGCGGAAGGAGTCGTCGGAGACCGCAATTTCAATGCGCTGGTTTCGCTCTCCCAAATGGAGTGGTTGGCCGACGACCTGGCTGCCGTGGAGGACAAGACGGCGCCGCTGGTCATCTGCCTCCATGTCCAGCTCCACGGAAACTACAACGCCTCGTTCAGCAACGTGCCCCGGATGTCCAGCACGACGGGCGGTACGGCCGCCCTGCTGAAGGCCGTTGAGGGCTTCTCCAATGTGCACTTCATCACGGGCCACACCCACTACAACAGCACGATGGTCATCGACGAAGGGATCATCGAACACAATACCGCCGCGGTGTGCGAAACCTGGTGGTGGAGCAGCTTCTACTCCAACCGTGCGATCTGCGTGGACGGAACCCCGGCCGGTTACGGCGTCTACACCTTTTCGGACAATAAGGTCGAGTGGTACTATAAGGGAATCGGCGAGGATCCTGACTATCAGTTCCGCAGCTACGACATGAACGTGGTCAAGGCCCACCTGAACACCAACCTCTACAAGTCCTACCTTTCGAAGTATCCGAGCCGCACGAACGGCGGGTACGACTATGCGTCGGTTGGGGAGAACGAGGTCTTCATCAACGTCTGGAACTACGATCCCAAGTGGCGTGTCGAGGTCTTCGAAAACGACGCGCCGCTGCCGGTCAAGCGGCTGCTCCAGCGCGACCCGCTCCATACGATCGTCTTCGACATTCCGCGTGTGGAGCACGGTGCCGATGCCACCTCCGATTGGGCCTCCTGTCCCATGTCGCACATCTTCTCGGTGACGGCATCCAGTGCGACCAGTACGCTTGAGATCAAGGTGACCGACCGCTTCGGCAACGAATGGAGCGAGCAGATGGTGCGTCCGAAGGCCTTTACGAAGAGTATGAAATAA
- a CDS encoding BACON domain-containing protein, giving the protein MKRDLLNRIRTLFLVLAGVSFAACSESEVEEPTLGVNTTSVSANKRGLTYEGGDVTFEVTSNVYWVIHIDEEADWLTVSPRAAYGSHQVHVSAAVNTGEARTATLYFDSLDGVTTQIEVRQGSADELIYYLRTGMGADPVGAPVAVSDFTEWGTDGVGTASALFSGVHAEVVSDYASSGYEAATGGNAVVLADAAGVEDGLTPSFSVSGISLLGDRYFRVKVGVAPISGQLEESQLRLLVGNGGDEFIEVPCEWLESEAESAWKELLACFYVPEETESLDLRIENTGGACCLDDFRFYEGNVGEGHELVFQVGADDGLPEGHVYFEDDFSWVTDVYGGTDYVGTWPTPLTAEQYWNGVTAAAFGDEAYNTLINSGWVTDDNKLKERVYLRIGYIKMGRGSNAAGCGGGLVTPTLEIKHNCTANVKVSFDCCIYVSSGGSWDPSTMQVRVIGPGTINDDVSTVKLFEMQTATPMQWETKECIVYGATDQTQIVFESVEEVKANRWFFDNVRLVKAGADEQPPVELTPLDTPEVTYDQEGSTASSVRFSWPAVESAVRYEYTYTCLNCGEVVESRSGETEETNVVFDGLIAGTSCSLTVRALPAEEDTTYEASEWCEPVEGTVKSSVTGVDSHPVGYALLEDDLSWVTVGVYGQESFVDTYPGNPAGIRFDKVSAAGKTLLEEKGWEMTSSNSAAYLYAGSIKLGTSSAVGSVFTPRVSAIDPGTKVNAEVIVGGTAFLGTNDYYDDDAAAITIEGDGTFEDGSKSVEFRMGSWNDWVRHRFVVQDITAETRFRLESRTAAKGRLFFNYFGVVKLDDAYSSASELPQLETPGNVALSEASAYGFDLSWTEVPNATDYTYYVVRPDGRIAATGKSWEPHVHIGGLDGKSVAGHPYFNVRIVANHMNYDSGKQEIPQTYRSSESSRALQAQLVESTATVYFQDDFSWIDPTSGSALLATNTDWINTYCTTDTMIRFDKLEEEGTSLHGWSYDSSKKSVYTRPGYIHLNSSSAQGLLISPALTAISGTDDVEVSFDATYFYQYFSKTADTNKTLTIALRGAGTIEGATDGVLTVTLSRGNAWEDFTFRILGADATTQVLFGPAVASKNRVQFDNFRAVSLTK; this is encoded by the coding sequence ATGAAAAGAGATCTATTGAATCGGATCCGGACGTTGTTCCTCGTGTTGGCCGGTGTGTCGTTCGCGGCATGTAGCGAGTCCGAGGTCGAGGAGCCGACCCTCGGGGTCAATACGACGAGCGTGAGTGCGAACAAGCGCGGCCTGACCTATGAGGGTGGCGATGTCACCTTCGAGGTTACGTCCAACGTCTACTGGGTCATCCATATCGATGAAGAGGCGGATTGGCTCACGGTATCGCCCCGCGCCGCCTACGGCAGTCATCAGGTACACGTCTCGGCCGCGGTGAATACGGGCGAGGCCCGTACGGCGACGCTCTATTTCGATTCGCTGGACGGCGTGACCACGCAGATCGAGGTCCGGCAGGGTTCGGCCGACGAACTGATTTATTATCTCCGAACGGGCATGGGTGCGGACCCCGTGGGCGCTCCGGTTGCCGTCTCCGACTTCACGGAGTGGGGGACCGACGGCGTCGGTACGGCCTCGGCGCTCTTCTCGGGAGTTCACGCCGAGGTGGTTTCCGACTACGCCTCCTCGGGTTACGAGGCCGCAACGGGTGGCAATGCCGTCGTGCTGGCCGATGCCGCAGGGGTTGAAGACGGACTGACACCCTCGTTCTCCGTCAGCGGCATATCGCTCCTCGGCGACCGCTATTTCCGGGTCAAGGTCGGGGTTGCTCCCATCTCGGGGCAGTTGGAGGAGTCGCAGCTGCGGCTGCTGGTCGGGAACGGCGGCGATGAGTTCATTGAGGTGCCCTGTGAATGGTTGGAGTCCGAAGCGGAGAGCGCCTGGAAGGAGCTCCTTGCCTGCTTCTATGTTCCCGAGGAGACCGAGAGCCTCGACCTGCGCATTGAAAACACGGGCGGCGCCTGCTGTCTGGACGATTTCCGCTTCTACGAGGGAAATGTGGGCGAGGGCCATGAACTCGTTTTCCAGGTCGGGGCCGACGACGGACTGCCCGAGGGACATGTCTATTTCGAGGATGATTTCAGTTGGGTGACCGATGTCTACGGCGGAACCGATTACGTCGGGACCTGGCCGACGCCGCTCACGGCCGAGCAGTATTGGAATGGCGTGACGGCTGCCGCTTTCGGTGACGAGGCCTACAATACGCTGATCAATTCGGGCTGGGTGACCGACGACAACAAACTCAAGGAGCGGGTCTACCTGCGGATCGGCTACATCAAGATGGGCCGGGGCTCGAATGCCGCGGGCTGCGGCGGCGGTCTGGTGACCCCGACGCTGGAGATCAAGCACAACTGCACGGCCAACGTGAAGGTGAGCTTCGATTGCTGCATCTACGTCTCTTCGGGCGGCTCGTGGGATCCTTCGACCATGCAGGTGCGCGTCATCGGCCCGGGGACGATCAACGACGACGTCTCGACGGTGAAGCTCTTCGAGATGCAGACCGCGACCCCGATGCAGTGGGAAACCAAGGAGTGCATCGTCTACGGCGCGACGGACCAGACGCAGATCGTCTTCGAATCGGTCGAGGAGGTCAAGGCGAACCGTTGGTTCTTCGACAACGTTCGTCTGGTGAAGGCCGGGGCTGACGAGCAGCCTCCCGTGGAGTTGACTCCCCTCGACACACCCGAAGTGACCTATGATCAGGAGGGTTCGACGGCCAGCTCGGTGCGTTTCTCCTGGCCGGCCGTGGAGAGCGCCGTCCGGTATGAATATACGTACACCTGCCTGAACTGCGGTGAGGTCGTCGAATCGCGCAGCGGCGAAACGGAGGAGACGAACGTGGTGTTCGACGGGCTGATTGCCGGAACGAGCTGCTCGCTGACCGTCCGCGCACTCCCGGCTGAAGAGGATACGACCTATGAGGCTTCGGAGTGGTGCGAACCGGTCGAGGGAACGGTCAAGAGTTCCGTGACGGGTGTTGACTCGCATCCGGTGGGCTATGCCCTGCTCGAAGACGACTTGTCATGGGTGACGGTGGGTGTCTATGGTCAGGAGAGTTTCGTGGATACCTATCCGGGCAATCCGGCCGGCATTCGTTTCGACAAGGTGTCGGCCGCCGGTAAGACCCTGCTCGAAGAGAAGGGCTGGGAGATGACTTCGAGCAACTCCGCTGCCTACCTCTATGCCGGAAGCATCAAGTTGGGAACTTCGTCGGCCGTGGGCTCGGTCTTCACGCCCCGGGTTTCGGCCATCGATCCGGGTACGAAGGTCAACGCCGAGGTGATTGTCGGCGGTACGGCCTTCCTCGGGACCAACGACTATTACGACGACGATGCGGCTGCCATTACGATCGAGGGCGACGGAACCTTCGAGGACGGTTCGAAGAGCGTGGAGTTCCGCATGGGCAGTTGGAACGACTGGGTGCGCCACCGTTTCGTCGTGCAGGACATAACCGCCGAGACGCGCTTCCGCCTCGAATCGCGGACGGCAGCCAAGGGACGCCTCTTCTTCAACTATTTCGGGGTGGTGAAACTTGACGACGCCTACTCGTCGGCTTCGGAACTCCCGCAACTGGAGACGCCGGGGAACGTTGCCCTGTCGGAAGCCTCGGCCTACGGTTTCGACCTGAGCTGGACCGAGGTGCCCAATGCGACCGACTATACCTACTATGTGGTGCGGCCCGATGGCCGAATTGCGGCGACGGGCAAGAGCTGGGAACCGCATGTGCATATCGGCGGACTTGACGGCAAGAGCGTCGCGGGACACCCGTACTTCAACGTGCGGATCGTGGCCAACCACATGAACTACGACTCCGGCAAGCAGGAGATTCCGCAGACTTACCGTTCGTCGGAGAGCTCGCGGGCGCTGCAGGCCCAACTTGTCGAGAGCACGGCTACGGTCTACTTCCAGGACGATTTTTCGTGGATCGACCCGACGAGCGGAAGCGCCCTGCTGGCAACTAACACGGACTGGATCAATACCTACTGTACGACCGATACGATGATTCGTTTCGACAAGCTGGAGGAGGAGGGAACCTCGCTCCACGGATGGAGTTATGACAGCAGCAAAAAGAGCGTCTATACGCGTCCCGGATATATCCACCTGAACTCCTCGTCGGCGCAGGGCCTGCTGATCTCGCCCGCCCTTACGGCCATTTCGGGAACCGATGATGTGGAGGTGTCGTTCGATGCCACCTACTTCTACCAGTATTTCTCGAAGACGGCGGATACGAACAAGACCCTGACGATCGCTTTGCGCGGGGCCGGAACCATCGAAGGGGCAACGGACGGCGTGTTGACTGTCACGCTTTCGCGGGGCAATGCCTGGGAGGACTTCACTTTCCGCATCCTGGGAGCCGATGCTACGACACAGGTGCTGTTCGGGCCTGCGGTTGCCAGCAAGAACCGGGTTCAGTTCGACAATTTCCGGGCCGTCTCGTTGACGAAGTAA
- a CDS encoding S1/P1 nuclease, with protein MKLKIWKYTLLFLSLVGLAFPAAAWDRTRHDAIASIAEQHLTRRAKRNIARYLEHSIVYYASYMDKHRDAPEFRDIEHVSYVDERMQLVDTLRDGKVNCVVALMQACDRLRNYREMDDSLVRLNLMYVIHIAGDMHCPSHVKYPGCKSGRAVLNGKKMSYHAVWDWGVLDRAHGWSYSEYREQLDTHTKRERRAIAAGTPREWVHETAVDCRVIYDWQRPDEVYDNDFVQDTYLLAERQLVKAAYRLAALLNELFG; from the coding sequence ATGAAATTGAAAATTTGGAAATACACCCTGCTGTTCCTCTCGCTCGTGGGGTTGGCGTTCCCGGCGGCGGCCTGGGACCGCACGCGTCACGACGCCATCGCCAGCATCGCCGAACAGCATCTGACCCGCCGCGCCAAACGCAACATCGCCCGCTATCTGGAGCACTCCATCGTCTACTATGCCTCCTACATGGACAAGCACCGGGATGCCCCGGAATTCCGCGATATCGAGCATGTCAGCTATGTCGACGAGCGGATGCAGCTGGTCGACACCCTGCGTGACGGCAAGGTGAATTGTGTCGTGGCGCTCATGCAGGCCTGCGACCGTCTGCGCAACTACCGGGAGATGGACGATTCGCTCGTGCGGCTGAACCTGATGTATGTCATCCACATCGCCGGGGACATGCACTGCCCGAGTCATGTGAAGTATCCGGGATGCAAGAGCGGCCGGGCCGTGCTCAACGGTAAGAAGATGTCCTACCATGCCGTGTGGGACTGGGGAGTGCTCGACCGGGCGCATGGCTGGAGCTATTCGGAGTACCGCGAACAGTTGGATACCCATACGAAACGCGAGCGTCGGGCCATAGCGGCAGGGACTCCCCGCGAATGGGTGCATGAGACGGCCGTCGATTGCCGGGTGATCTACGACTGGCAGCGGCCCGACGAGGTATACGACAATGACTTCGTTCAGGATACCTACCTGCTTGCCGAGCGGCAGCTCGTCAAGGCGGCCTACCGCCTGGCGGCCCTGCTCAACGAACTCTTCGGGTAG
- a CDS encoding 4-alpha-glucanotransferase, translating into MRLIFEIEYRTQWGEQLGLLLGKRKIALQYAGEGIWQGEVECRKLQTPIDYRYTVERDGVTIRTEWHTHRLRLPALPPRRWLHIRDCWQEIRPDAAFYTTAFTHGIFSRAAGEDNPTDPQTPAGIGTSPSDADVWLRIVEPAIHPDETLAIASAGLDNWQRIVPLDDIDFPVWGCACDLPVGCEYKLLIANRTTLAPVQWEEGPNRIWRGPAAEGEILLDASLTPRFPQRPWRSAGTAIPLFSLRSEQSFGVGEFPDLKLLIDWAAATRQRVIQVLPINDTSMTGTWEDSYPYNANSSFALHPQFLRLTEAGVVEDDEYRRLRDELNALPEVDYERVNRTKQRLLRAAFAQNAAYTASRPDYQAFVAANRSWLLPYAAYCTLRDEYGTADFARWSDMARYDRKRVEEYYLRRHDEVAYHCYVQFYLHLQLSEVSRYAHSRGIILKGDLPIGVSRTSADVWQSPRLFHLDSQAGAPPDAFSAMGQNWGFPTYNWERMARDHYAWWRERLRKMGEYFDAYRIDHILGFFRIWEIPAEAVHGLLGHFNPALPYPAEELRQIGFDVERGFGTTPPLDDATLGEFFGDRAGEVRERCLKEGRLRPEFATQRRVAAQFPGEDEPARRLREGLTALLDDVLFVEDPRRKGYFHPRIAGHATRSYRMLAPWQQEAFDRLHDDFFYRRHDRFWKESALRKLPVLQTASEMLPCGEDLGMIPACVPETMRMLQILSLEIQRMPKTFGEAFADPARYPYLSVCTTSTHDMNPLRAWWEEDRDVTTRFYREVLHGEGDAPRSCEPWICRRIIEMHLASPAMFTILPLQDWLSMDETLRAADPHKERINIPAIPRYRWRYRMHLTLERLLAAEDFNTTLCDMIALNGRR; encoded by the coding sequence ATGCGACTTATTTTCGAAATCGAATACCGCACCCAATGGGGCGAACAGCTCGGGCTGCTGCTCGGGAAACGGAAAATCGCCCTGCAATACGCCGGGGAGGGCATCTGGCAGGGCGAGGTCGAATGCCGGAAACTGCAAACGCCTATCGACTACCGCTATACGGTCGAACGCGACGGCGTGACGATCCGCACCGAATGGCACACCCATCGGCTGCGCCTTCCGGCACTGCCGCCCCGCCGATGGCTCCACATCCGCGACTGCTGGCAGGAGATCCGCCCCGACGCCGCATTCTACACCACGGCCTTCACACACGGGATCTTCAGCCGCGCTGCCGGAGAGGACAATCCGACCGATCCGCAAACCCCGGCAGGCATCGGCACAAGCCCTTCGGACGCCGATGTGTGGCTACGCATCGTGGAACCGGCGATCCACCCGGACGAAACACTGGCCATCGCCTCCGCGGGGTTGGACAACTGGCAACGGATCGTCCCGCTCGACGACATCGACTTCCCGGTTTGGGGCTGCGCCTGCGACCTGCCCGTCGGTTGCGAGTACAAACTGCTGATTGCCAACCGCACGACCCTTGCCCCCGTCCAGTGGGAGGAGGGGCCGAACCGCATCTGGAGAGGTCCGGCGGCCGAGGGTGAGATCCTGCTCGACGCTTCGCTCACGCCCCGCTTTCCGCAGCGGCCCTGGAGAAGTGCCGGAACCGCCATCCCGCTCTTCTCGCTCCGTTCGGAGCAGAGCTTCGGCGTCGGCGAATTCCCCGACCTGAAACTCCTCATCGACTGGGCGGCGGCAACCCGCCAGCGGGTCATCCAGGTGCTGCCGATCAACGATACCTCGATGACCGGGACCTGGGAGGACTCCTACCCGTACAACGCCAATTCGAGTTTCGCCCTGCACCCGCAGTTCCTGCGGCTGACCGAGGCCGGGGTCGTGGAGGACGACGAGTACCGCCGCCTGCGCGACGAGCTGAATGCCCTGCCCGAAGTGGATTACGAACGTGTCAACCGGACCAAGCAGCGGCTGCTGCGGGCCGCCTTCGCACAAAATGCCGCCTACACGGCCTCACGGCCCGATTACCAGGCGTTCGTGGCGGCCAACCGCTCGTGGCTGCTGCCCTATGCGGCCTACTGCACGCTGCGCGACGAATACGGCACGGCGGATTTCGCGCGCTGGAGCGACATGGCCCGCTACGACCGCAAACGAGTCGAGGAGTACTACCTGCGCAGGCACGACGAGGTGGCCTACCACTGCTACGTACAGTTCTACCTCCACCTGCAGCTCTCCGAGGTCAGCCGCTACGCCCACAGCCGGGGCATCATCCTGAAGGGCGACCTGCCCATCGGTGTCAGCCGCACGAGTGCCGACGTCTGGCAGTCGCCACGGCTGTTCCACCTCGATTCGCAGGCCGGAGCGCCGCCCGACGCCTTCTCGGCCATGGGCCAGAACTGGGGGTTCCCGACCTACAACTGGGAGCGCATGGCCCGGGACCACTACGCCTGGTGGCGGGAGCGGCTGCGCAAAATGGGCGAATATTTCGACGCCTACCGTATCGACCACATCCTCGGATTCTTCCGCATTTGGGAGATTCCCGCCGAGGCGGTCCACGGACTGCTGGGGCACTTCAACCCCGCCCTGCCCTACCCGGCCGAGGAGTTGCGCCAGATCGGGTTCGACGTCGAGCGGGGGTTCGGGACAACGCCTCCACTCGATGACGCAACGCTCGGCGAATTCTTCGGCGACCGGGCCGGAGAGGTTCGCGAACGCTGCCTGAAGGAGGGACGGCTCCGTCCGGAATTCGCCACACAGCGCCGGGTCGCCGCACAGTTCCCGGGCGAGGACGAACCGGCAAGGCGCCTGCGCGAAGGGCTGACGGCCCTGCTGGACGACGTGCTCTTCGTCGAGGACCCGCGCCGCAAAGGGTATTTCCACCCCCGTATCGCCGGTCATGCCACCCGCTCCTACCGGATGCTGGCCCCCTGGCAGCAGGAGGCCTTCGACCGGTTGCACGACGACTTCTTCTACCGGCGTCATGACCGGTTCTGGAAGGAATCGGCGCTGCGCAAGCTGCCGGTGCTGCAAACGGCCTCCGAGATGCTTCCCTGCGGCGAGGACCTGGGGATGATCCCCGCGTGTGTCCCGGAGACGATGCGGATGTTGCAGATCCTCTCGCTGGAGATTCAGCGGATGCCCAAGACCTTCGGCGAGGCTTTCGCCGATCCGGCCCGCTATCCCTACCTGAGCGTCTGCACCACCTCGACCCACGACATGAACCCGCTTCGCGCCTGGTGGGAGGAGGACCGCGACGTCACGACGCGCTTCTACCGCGAGGTGCTGCACGGCGAAGGCGACGCACCCCGCAGTTGCGAGCCGTGGATCTGCCGCCGGATCATCGAGATGCACCTTGCCTCCCCGGCGATGTTCACGATCCTGCCGCTGCAGGACTGGCTCTCGATGGACGAGACGCTGCGCGCCGCGGACCCGCACAAGGAGCGGATCAACATCCCGGCCATTCCCCGTTACCGGTGGCGCTACCGGATGCACCTGACCCTCGAACGGCTGCTTGCGGCCGAGGATTTCAACACCACGCTCTGCGACATGATCGCCCTCAACGGCCGTCGGTAG
- a CDS encoding alcohol dehydrogenase, which translates to MKAYTYVAPGRFELLDKPKPQLQGPRDAIVRITLGSICTSDLHIKHGSVPRAVPGITVGHEMVGIVEQTGAEVREIRPGDRVTVNVETFCGECFFCRHGYVNNCTDPHGGWALGCRIDGGQAEYVRVPYADQGLNRIPDSVSDEQALFVGDILATGFWAARISEIKPGDTVLILGAGPTGLCTLQCVLLHRPGRVIVCEPQSERARFVHKHHPSVEVVTPQECLSFVRERCERGGADVVIEAAGAGDSFRLAWECARPNAIVTVVALYDRPQILPLPEMYGKNLTFKTGGVDGCDCAEILQLIGEGRIDTTPLITHRYALSEIEEAYHLFEAKEEGVIKIAIHP; encoded by the coding sequence ATGAAAGCCTATACCTACGTAGCACCGGGGCGATTCGAACTGCTCGACAAACCGAAACCCCAATTGCAGGGTCCCCGGGACGCCATCGTCCGCATCACGCTCGGAAGCATCTGCACGAGCGACCTGCACATCAAACACGGCAGTGTTCCACGCGCCGTGCCGGGCATCACCGTCGGACACGAAATGGTCGGCATCGTCGAGCAGACGGGTGCCGAAGTACGGGAGATACGTCCGGGCGACCGCGTAACGGTCAACGTGGAGACCTTCTGCGGCGAGTGCTTCTTCTGCCGCCACGGCTACGTGAACAACTGCACCGACCCCCACGGCGGATGGGCCCTCGGATGCCGCATCGACGGCGGACAGGCGGAGTACGTGCGCGTACCCTATGCCGACCAGGGGCTGAACCGCATTCCCGATTCGGTCAGCGACGAGCAGGCGCTCTTCGTGGGAGACATTCTGGCCACGGGATTCTGGGCTGCCCGCATCTCGGAGATCAAACCCGGCGACACGGTCCTGATTCTCGGAGCCGGGCCGACGGGACTCTGTACCCTGCAGTGCGTCCTGCTGCACCGTCCCGGACGGGTCATCGTCTGCGAACCCCAGTCCGAGCGGGCCCGGTTCGTCCACAAGCACCATCCTTCGGTGGAGGTGGTCACGCCGCAGGAGTGCCTGTCATTCGTGCGGGAGCGATGCGAACGGGGCGGAGCCGATGTCGTGATTGAGGCGGCCGGTGCCGGGGACAGTTTCCGACTGGCCTGGGAATGTGCCCGGCCGAATGCGATCGTCACCGTCGTGGCGTTGTACGACCGGCCGCAGATACTGCCCCTGCCCGAGATGTACGGCAAGAACCTGACATTCAAGACCGGCGGTGTGGACGGCTGCGACTGCGCGGAGATCCTGCAACTGATCGGCGAGGGGCGGATCGACACGACACCGCTGATCACGCACCGCTATGCGCTCTCCGAGATCGAGGAGGCCTACCACCTCTTCGAGGCGAAGGAGGAGGGGGTGATCAAGATAGCCATTCATCCCTAA